The genomic segment GGCGCTGGCGCTGGGAGCTGTGGCACGCGGGCGCCCTGGTGGCGGCGGGCTGGCGCATCACCCAGGAACATGCCGTGCGCGCCCTGTGCACCGCGGCCTCGCGCCGCGGCCACGCCCAGCTCGGCCTGCACCCGCTGCGCCCCGAGCGTGCCGCCACCGGGGCGGCCTTCGGCGCCGGGCGCCCCGTGCGGCTCGACTGCGGCGCCTTCGAGTGCCTGCTGGTGCCCCGTCTGCCCGGCGCCGCCGGGTGGACGCCCGCGATGGCCGCGCGGTAGCCCCGCCGCCGCTGCGCGCGGCGGCCTGTGACCCACCTCACAGCCTCCGGGCTCACCGGGGCGCCTACCTTGTCGACCTCCCTGCTCGACCGGTCCCCCGGCCTCCCCTCCCCCGTGACGCTCCTCGCCCTCTGCTCCTCCGCCGCCATCGTGATCGGCCTCGGTGCCGCGCTGCCCCAGCTGGCCGCGATGCTGCGCTCCCGCTCGGCCGCGGGCCAGTCCACCCTGGGCTGGTGCCTCGGCGCGTTGGTGAACTCCCTCATGGCCTACGTCAACCTCGCGGGCTATCACGCCGTCGCCCTGGCCGCGGGCAACGTCGCGAGCGTGGCGATCTGCCTGGCCGCCGTCGGGCTCGTGCTGCGCTTCGGCGACCGCGCCCCGGGCCCCGCCCCGGCCGTCGACGGCCTGGCGACCTCGGAGTTCTGGGCCCTGCGCGACGCGCTGGAGCACGAGGCCCACCGGCGCCACGAGCGCGCCGCTCTCGCCGCAGCCTGAGCCCCGGTCTCTAGGGTCCGTGACGATGGCCCGCCGGCGCGCCACCCCCGAGATCCTCGCCGCCGTCGGCGACCTCGTCGTCTCCCGGGACGCCGGGCGCCCGTCGGGGCGCCTGCTGCGCCAGGGCGACATGGACGCCTCCTACGTCGACCTGGCCGATCCGCGCCACCTCGAGTTCGACTACCTGCGGCGCGTGCGCGACCTCGCCGAGGCCCTGCGCGCGCGGCGGATCGTCCACATCGGCGGTGCGGGCTGCGCGCTGGCCCGCGCGCTGGCCGCGGCCGACGGCGCCCGCCGCCAGATCGTCGTCGAGGTCGACGCCGACGTCCTGGAGATCGCCCGCGCGCACCTGGGCCTGCGCCGCGCCCACGGGCTGCGCATCCGCCACGATGACGGCCGCCGCTTCCTGGCCGGGCGCGCCGACGCCAGCGCCGACCTCATCGTCCTCGACGCCTTCGTCGGCGCGCGCGTCCCGCGCCACCTGGCGACCGTGCAGGCCCTGGCCGACGCCGCCCGCGTCCTCGCGCCCGCCGGCGCATTGGCCGTCAACGTCGTCGACGTGCCGCCGCTGGCCGACGTGTGCGCCGTGGCCGCCGGGCTGCGCGCCTGCCTGCCGCAGGTCGCGGCGCTGGGCGCCGGCCCCGTGCTGCGCGGGCGCCGGGCCGGCAACGTGGTGCTCGTCGCCGGCCGCCGGCCGCTGCCGCTGGAGCGCCTGCGCATCCGGGCCGCGGCCGACCCCGAACCCGCCGCGCTGATGACCCCGGTCGAGCTGGCCGCGCGCTGGGACGACGGCGCGCCCTGGGAGGACGCCGGGCCCTGACGGCCACGCATGCCGCGGGCGCGATGCGGTACAGGAGGGGGGATGCACCTCTCCCTCGCCTCCGTCCTGCAGGAATCCGCCCAGCGCCG from the Baekduia soli genome contains:
- a CDS encoding spermidine synthase; translated protein: MARRRATPEILAAVGDLVVSRDAGRPSGRLLRQGDMDASYVDLADPRHLEFDYLRRVRDLAEALRARRIVHIGGAGCALARALAAADGARRQIVVEVDADVLEIARAHLGLRRAHGLRIRHDDGRRFLAGRADASADLIVLDAFVGARVPRHLATVQALADAARVLAPAGALAVNVVDVPPLADVCAVAAGLRACLPQVAALGAGPVLRGRRAGNVVLVAGRRPLPLERLRIRAAADPEPAALMTPVELAARWDDGAPWEDAGP